The Acidobacteriota bacterium nucleotide sequence CGGCAACGCGGTCGCCTGGGGCGTCGGTCTCGGTTACAAGCCGTTCCCCTTCGTGCGGCTCGACGCGCGGTTCACCGATTACCCCTCCCTCACCTTCTCGGGGCAGAGCAATTTCCTCACCCCGCCGGCCCCGGAGCCGGTCCGGGGGAAAGTCCACGCCGACTCGCTCCTGGCCGGCGCCTACCTCGACCTGTCAGGGGTCCCGGGAGCGCGCCTCGGCCGGTTCCGTCCCTACCTGGGGGCCGGGGTGGGGTTCTCCGTGAACCGGCAGCAGCCCATGGTGCTGTCCTATCCTTCGCTCGCCGTCCCGCACACGCTCACCACGCCGGGGGGGACCCGGGCCGATTTCGCCTGGAAGGCGTGCGTCGGCTTCTCCTTCCCGCTGGTGAGCCGGCTCGTGCTCGACCTGGAGTACCGGTACACCCGCCTGGGGAAAGCCGTGACCGACGAGGGCGACGCGGTGATGGTTCGCCCGTCCATCGGGCAGACGACGATCATCCACATCGGCGAGACCTACGCGCCGCTCCGCTTCCACGGCCTCTTCGCCGGGGCGAGGGTGAGCTTTTGAGCTTTCGCGGACGGGACGGGGCGAGGGCGGGCTTCCCGGCCTCGTGAGACGGACCCGGTCGCGGGCGAACCGGCTGAAGATCGGAAGGGTTTCGCGGCATCCGTCGCCGGATCGGACGGATCGGTCGGATCCGACCGATCGGTCCGATTCAACCCTCCCGGTGAGACGGCCGGCCCCGCGCAGAGCGGCCGGCATCGACGCGGTTCCGGCCCTTCCG carries:
- a CDS encoding porin family protein; the encoded protein is MKSICRFLATGLLLAAGCAPVASQGFHGVVEGGWLFTHATEYRDVHPAQNPPTPLYGVGYRAAGDFGNAVAWGVGLGYKPFPFVRLDARFTDYPSLTFSGQSNFLTPPAPEPVRGKVHADSLLAGAYLDLSGVPGARLGRFRPYLGAGVGFSVNRQQPMVLSYPSLAVPHTLTTPGGTRADFAWKACVGFSFPLVSRLVLDLEYRYTRLGKAVTDEGDAVMVRPSIGQTTIIHIGETYAPLRFHGLFAGARVSF